A stretch of DNA from Arachis hypogaea cultivar Tifrunner chromosome 19, arahy.Tifrunner.gnm2.J5K5, whole genome shotgun sequence:
AAAAATAGCTACAACAATGTCAACATAACTTCCACAAAACAATAACACATAACATCCATTAATAAAAACTATCCTGCATGCATCCCTTCTCCTATCTAACCAAACAAATCACACTCATAATCAAACTCAGTACAATTTTACACAGAATGATGCATAGAAACAATTCAACTCTCTTCATGTGCTCCATCATCATCTTTCCATCTCTGTGTATGGTCTCAGTCTCAACACTGGTAAATCTCCCTTTCAAGACTCCACATTCATTGCATACTAGTGTTCCATTCTTGGATAATTCCTCCAGCCCAACAGATTCCTCGTTGGTTTTGTCCATCCACTGAAAATAACGGCACCCAGTGTTCTTCGTCTGCCCAACACAAAAGCCATTCATCAAGCTCAATTCTCAATAGGGAAGGGGGACAGATTTACCAGAAAATTCATACATACCTTCCACAGAGGACACATGAAAAACCATCTCCCTGGGTTTCTTCTCGTCTTCGACTTCAACGCCACCACCTGAAGACGGCAGAAGCATGTCCCGTCATAGGGCTTGCTCCCGTGTTCTTCGAGCCCTTCAGAGCTACTATTTTCGATTGACTGTGTCCTTCGATTGTTATTGGACATGCTTCTGCTTCTGGTAAATTGCTTTCTGGTGAATTGGGAAAAACGTTCTCTCTCATCTCCATATAAAGGAGAAACGGGACTGAAACCCTAAATAGATGCCACGTTGGAATTTCGTCTGCCACATCACCAAGCTCCGTTTAACGGAGAAAGACTCTTTTCACGGTTCGACAGATTTGTTgcgtttttaaaattttcgagagTATAATTGTCGTTAACAAATATTAGCGTTATTATTGTCAGCGTTTTACAAAATCGGGGGCATAATTGGTAAtttactctatttttttcttGTAATATTTTAAGTTCTTGATAAAGCATATTCATTTTCAATAACAAACAATGCCCAAATATAAAGCACAATcacaaaaactataaaaattcaaatgttatcttcttctacttacaaatTACAATGGTTTAACAAAAACTCTTAGTAGCTATAAATTTTGCCATGACTTCCATTCTTCTTgtccaaaaagaatgaaaaaatatataaaaatgccACAAATCTGAactaactcaaaaaaaaaaaacataaaagagATTGTTGCAATAAATAAATTTCTATTTTACAGCCCTCTAAAACTGCAAAGatattttatatcattttcaTGGACTAGCATCAATGTCCACACTCCAACTATAACAAAATTTACCACTACTTTCTTAAAATTCACCcttaatgaattttattgatttaGGACATACAACTAATCTAGTCAAGTGAACCTAAGAGCACAAAAGTTCTTTGAAAGTGCACATTATGAAGATTAAAAGTTTTCACCACAGAAACAATGATATAGTGAAGAAgaaacataaaaacataaaaggaaaaagagtaccaCATATGTTAATTCTTAGCTCAGTATCTAaccaaaactaactaaaaaaGAGATTAAATTCCATCAAACTCAGGCAATCTAAATCACTTTGTCTTGTAAATTGTAATTGTACTTTTTGTATTATGCTCCCTTTTTCAGCCAGTAAAATTATGCAAGCAACACATTTTTTCCACAAAAAACACACCGAAAATCACGAATTAGCAAAAATATCATACCTTTTAACAATAAGTTGAAACTCTTGATTCTGACCCAGTTATTGAAACCCCTCTCAAGTATCACCAACACTTTTAACAAATATTAATCATTGGAAAATCTAATCACTGAAGTTAACATTTGCCATAGTTGGAGGggcacaatgaaaaaaataaataaaataacaaaattttgaagaaaatcaAGGATCATAGAAgtaagaaatcaaatcaaaattgaaTAACGTACGAAATTGGCGGTATCATAAGCAAGCCAAGATGGGTTCAATTCCTCTACCTTCGCGCCGCACCAAGGTGAGTTCGATTCCTCACTGCAATCGCGTCCCGTCCAAGATGGTTCGACTCCTCTCTCCGATCGCACTGTCCAGATGGGTTCCTTTCTCTTTTGTTTAGCGCTACCAAAGTTAGAGAAGTGAATTGGAGTTGGTTGGGATGGAGTTTGATGGAGGCAGAAGAGAATGTTAAAGAAGCAGGAGATGTTGTTGTAGCTGACTTGTGCAGATTCTTCAGCTGATAAACATATTCATCATTTGAATGGATTGATTCCTCTTGCAGAGACTCAAAATCCGAAGAAGGGTAtttgaatttttcaataaaaatagaagaagaaagaaagggtaagaaagtaacgaaaatagaaaaaggagaaaagtagAGAGCAAGCTTTTACCAACTCCTTTTTACTATTCTCACCAAATTACTTACCTTTTGGTGAGGTGAAGTAGAAGAATCAGTTTCTAATGATATTCAGTGAGAAGTGCTAGAAAAATGAAACTAAtaagagaataaataaaaaattaattgactAATGGATTGTAATCTTAGTGATTAAGTTatgtaaaatcaatatttaatattgaaaagtatttgttattattgttattttaatatctattttttgtgtaaaaaaaattatattttttgagttatttatctaaaatactacaactttaaaataaatatttttataattaaatttaaacacaaaataacttatttataagttgttattaataaaaaattttatattttaaatttttcttctaaaaaaaatattatttaaattggaCCTAAGTGAATAACCTCAAACGTTTTGTCACTCGTAATTTGGACTTAAGGAGAGAAACAGTTTTTCACAaactttcttattatttttttttttaaaaagaaaaaaaagaaaaggatgtGTCAATTTGCAAAGAATGTGAGAAAACGTGGACATAAAAGCTTCCATTTAtaattgggggggggggggggggtcatAGATTATGCTTCTATTATTATGCATTAGTGTTGGGCCATACAGAAGGAATATATCATCTTTTTTGCTTCTATGCATAAAATTCCCAGTGGGCCATCATTTAGACAGTGGGCCGGCATATTAACACATCATCTCAaccaaaaaaaaaggggaaaagactCATATAAAATAACAATCAATTTGTGTTGATCAAATAGTCAATTCACTTGTGCTTAAATAAATATGGAGTTGCTTAAACAAGTATTGaagattcaaatcttatcttatgcATACAGCAATTCGTTgattatcaaaaaaaaatatttaaatagaatTCAAACCCATAATAAATTAATCTTTGACTTGCTTCCAgtaaaacataaaacaaaaatttGTAAGTTGTAAACtgtaatctattttttatttttcatgtgaAAACTTAAAAAAGTTGATCAGATACTGTTATCAATAATTCAATTAATTCTCTACCAATAGAGGTGGCTATAAGTTGGATATGATAGTGAATGGGTCTttgcaattttttcttttaattaatgttgtaaattgtgaattttttatcttatatttttaattctAACTAAGAAAAAAATGTGAGAAAAAAGTGACATATGATAAATATCACAATTTATAACATCAGTAAAAAAGAACATTGAGAGGAACCTTATTCATGGATGTTAAATTTCTCCAACCAGATATTATTTGCAAGTTAATTTTCACCCAACtctactaataatttttttttcattaacaaGGCAATATCTAGTTTCTCAATATTTGACAAATAtaacagaaataaaaattattaaattaagtcTATCCAAGATTAAAAATGACACGATcataacaagaaaagtaaaaaaaaaaaagatcaaattcatgctaaaattaaaaataacaaaaaaaatcaggaaattattttttataagattAAGGGCACGTTTGGCTAGGTTCATAAATgacttttttttaacttttaacttatgaaaatgtgTAGTATTAATGTCGGAtacaattttcaaaacaaaattctaactttttaaaaaactattttagtgcttaaggagaagttaaaaaaatgacttatcTCATAATAAAAAGCCTTTTATcatttttctcttaaaataagcacttttaaaactaaaaaaccaaacacaaaataacttatttataagttacttttaatataagcatttattgtttaaattatttattcaagagtaacttaattaagttgtttactcAAACTGGTCTAAATCTAGTTTTATTGATTGCATAATAATGTACACTTATAATTCACGTTCCATGGTTTTCTAAATCGCACACGGCACACGTAACTTTCTAAATTAACATATTATTGctaaccacaaaaaaaaaaaaagataaataaataaataaataataataaaagagagaCGAAGAAAAAAGGGCATGTTGCATGGTGAGAATCCACAAAATATCTTCAAAGCAATATCGTCCATTCGTCCCTATATAAgtgttttaaaaacattttgacatttattatgaattactaCTGAATTCAAATGTTAGGTTTTCgtgaaaaattattatttttggtttccaatatttttcattataataaatttttgttggtttaatATACTTATTaagtattttgataaaatttatgtcgtcatttaattatatttattttttagatgattattattcacataataattataaaaaatagttaattgtACTAATATACGGATATATAAttagatatattaaaattttctttACACTAATAACTCCTACTTAatgaaataatataaaagtaaacgatatagtgaaaaagaaaaattaaattaacatgAAAAAAACAGTGGAATTGTTGTTAACAAAGgaacaaaatattttaagttaAGGACAATTCTTTATTGTTAAAAGTGACAATAGATGGTATAGAGTAcggtttaaattaaattttaattttatacgttaattttttattaaaatttaatttaattttattagcgaATTTATAATATGTCAACTCTAATCATATTTGTTTTTCATATTCGcgaattatgaaaaaatattgtaTTCAATAATTTGATGAGATATTAAAATTGTGTTTTGCTATTTATATCTAGATTAGATGAGGTAAAATACCTACGACTAAAATTACTATTATCACCTCTATATATTATAGCAAAAAGTGTCTTACAATATCgtaattctatatttttttttctaaagatagtaggttatatttaattaattattaaaaaataaaatataaagatgtcCAAAAGTAGGACAACATAATGAAAGGTAAAGATTTCTCAAAAATACTACATTGAAGGTATTCATCCAACATTGCGTGgtcgaaaaacgaagaaaaatcttaaagaagaaagaatgataaatcaaattgaatgcaactaagagcTTGTCTCATGGAGATGATGACCTAAACTGCGAATTATTTGAATTTcacggagcaacttgacagagcttgctagaatggcaggcggcattgaagtagaaccttcaaaaatcaactggttgcgagctttccaactgttccagcaaatgatggcaagaGCAAGCAATTGAAGATTACGGTCAGTATTTTTCAATGGGTTAAGCATCTCTGTTGATGCAGTCtaccatgtccaaaagtcgttaaGACTTTGAGGGGAAATATattaaagtaatttttatttttaattatcagcCCATAATGTttcaaatataaattttgtttaatgaAAATAATGTAGGTGTATACATCATTTGCTTGACCATTTTCCATTGCGCTTTTCCTCTCAATCTCGCCCATCATTTTCACTCCCATTTATAGCACTCTTTTATGCCACAACAAGACGAGAAAATAAACCTACTTCTTATcgttatacataattttttttaaaataattcatccaacttattattcttttaatacttaattaaaagagtaaaaaatttaaatacatatattattttttaaaagaaaaatgagttaGAACTTCTAATAATTTTTCAATTCGTATTATAATGATGAAAATTGTCTTACTATTCAAGTATTAATTATTTTAGAGAAATAATTTTGATAAGTCATTGACACGaacttttattattgttatgattTTTTGTTAACCTCATATTTAATTGTATTGAAAAAGACCGATCATCATTTAATCATTGACTAGAGATATGcaacttttaaaataaaactaatttaaaaccATGAATATGATGTGGTGTATGTGaatgtaaattatatttaaatattttttattgatattaagagtattttataaattatatttataatattaaaaaacaaatatttattataatcaaatataatattgttaaaaaataaattatttagaaTATAATTTTTAACATTGAAATAAATGCACACGTGAAGACAGGCTAGGGAAGGAGTTCGAAAAATCACATGCAAACCGATATAATCAAAAGCATAGGACTAAGGAAGCAACAACATAATTATATTGTTAAtgtaatacatttatttatttgtttattttatttctcatgctatctctctatttgacaatCAAAGATTAATTCATTGTAAATTTgacttttatttaagtatttataatTGACTAATGGCAGCATATATAAAACATATTTGAATCCAAATATATAATACGAATAAGATAATCAACGACTAATTTAAATCGGCTTAATGTAGTAAAATACTAAAATGTTTATATaagtacatttttttaaaaaaaattatataaatttttaattatataatatcgataatattaaaaaaataaaaaatcagttaaaatttattttatttattatttattaattattataataattaataaatattaaataaaataaatttaaattatttttaattaatttattttagttaccAAATATTTACAATATAGTATATGCTATCACATAattatgaataattaattttttatctacttaaatatttttgaaaaaaattatgggATAAAAAGACATATTAAAATCACATActgtgaattaatttaaataaaagtaaaataatatttAGATTCTTGAAAATTTCGATTttagataaattagtttttaaagaaaaaaaagtatcaatTTAGTCATCCACAATATTAAATAGTGAatacatgatatttttttattaattcattaattaaaatttatcaatatacTGTTAATTATTTAAACATGTCTATTTATAAAAGATAGTAAGATAAATAACAACTTTTAAAATGAAACTTCACTTATTTTAATAAGATttgtgataaataaaaaatagttcataaaaattatatgaaaactcaaaaaataataaatattttaatgtccaaaaactatgttatttttttaCTCAAATAATAATAACGAAACATGTACTATcgtaaataacaaaatatatagatAATTTAGTTTCGTTTTacactatttattaaaaaaaaaatatacatatccataatttactattttaaagaaccgatttttttttcttcaaaaacaaattaaTCTAAGTTCAACATCTTTAAAGATCTAATGGTCATTTTACTCTTTAAACCATTGACTAATAATCCCAAAAACTGAGATCACTGGTTCAGTTCTACGATTATTGAAATCATTGATCCTACTGgtgtgttgttctctcttttTGTCTATTAggcttttgttttcttctctcagATCATATTCAGAGACCATCATCAAACAGATATTTGTCtctgttctttccctttttcagaaGAAtaagattctctctctctctctctcaatgttcTTCTCTTGAGGTAATCGATTTTGTTTGTTGGTTGTGTgattcagagagagagagacacaATGGAAGCTGTTCTTCAATCAAGGGGGCTTCTCTCTCTCCCAACTAATCCCAGAAACAGGTTTCTCCACTCATCACAAGGCTTAAAGCACAGATTTTTCACACCAAAACCAAAAACCCTTGATGGGTCTTCTCTAACAATTAACAATGGATTATTATTCCCCAAACCGATTAATGGGTTTCCCTCAAAATCTAACATTTATCATGGGTTTTCCAAAAATGAAAAAACTTTGTTCCTTTGCAAAGCTGAGGCGGCTGCTGCTGCTGATGGGTCTGGTGGAGAAGCTGAAAAACAAAAGTTTGTGGGAATTGAGTTAGCCACACTCAAGAAAATTGTTCCATTGGGGTTGATGTTCTTTTGCATCTTGTTCAATTACACAATCCTTAGGGACACAAAGGATGTTCTTGTTGTTACTGCAAGAGGGAGCAGTGCTGAGATCATACCATTCTTGAAGACATGGGTGAATCTTCCCATGGCTATTGGGTTCATGTTGTTGTACACAAAATTGGCCAATGTTTTGTCAAAACAAGCACTTTTCTACACTGTGATTGTTCCATTCATTGCTTTCTTTGGTGCTTTTGGGTTTGTTTTGTACCCTCTCAGCAACTATATCCACCCTGAGGCTCTTGCTGACAAGCTTCTCAACATCCTTGGACCAAGGTTCCTTGGTCCTCTTGCAATCATGAGGATTTGGAGCTTCTGTTTGTTCTATGTCATGGCTGAATTGTGGGGGAGTGTGGTCATTTCAGTGTTGTTTTGGGGGTTTGCTAATCAGGTAATTAATTTTGGTTCATGAAGAGAACCTTCTATatgtttgattttgatttcattcTGTTGATGTTATGTGTTAGTTTTAGGTTATATTTTTAACTATGGTATCTTCAAACATGGCATCTTAATTAAAGCCATTTGGTTCCTAGATACGCATATTCCATATGGTGCTTGAACATGGTTGGAAGGGATTTAGATATGGTTACTCAGAATGATTAGCCATTGGATTGTTTTACTTCTCATTATTCCTTGTTTGTCATCTTAATGCTTCTTTTCATTAATATTTCTTCAATTTGCATGTTTGTGTTAATTATTGCTGCTCCAATTTTGATGAGCTGCTTGCATGTGTAAATTTTAGGTTTAATCAGTTTGTGAGGACCTTTAATTTGATAGAAATGGTATATAGAAATACTGGCCTTACTTGATGTAGATTCCTAAACAGGTAGAGTATACCAATTCCATTTGTTCCTCTAAAATGATGTAATTATCATATTTCTGTCATCACTTATACTAAATAGTTGGATTAATCTCAGCTGATGATGCTGGTGGTTTACTAAATAGTAAATAGAATGATGGAATTGAACTCCATGATATAATTTGAAGTCTATGTCTTTTTGTGTTACATCTATGGGCATGATCAAATTTTTTTCGGTAGTGTATTTTACTGGCATCACTTtattcatgcattctcttttctttttggtcAATGGGATTCCCAAGTCATATTCAATATAATAAGTTATTAAcccttgtttaaaatttttcCGAGTTAGCAAGCACTAATGGTGGTTGCTAGGTGCTTGTTTAATTGCAGTATTGTGTGTCAAATTTTGCATCATCTTTTATGTTATCGGATTCTCAACTGAATTATTCAGTCAATATTGTAGAAATGTATTGATAGGAAAAACTGTCATATAATACCCCCTGTTTTCCCCACAGATAACTACAGTTGATGAAGCAAAACGGTTCTACCCATTGTTTGGACTTGGGGCCAATGTTGCCCTCGTGTTCTCTGGCCGGACAGTGAAATACTTTTCTAATTTGAGGAAGAATTTAGGTCCCGGAGTCGATGGTTGGGCCATCTCACTAAAAGCAATGATGAGCATAGTCGTGCTTATGGGACTTGTGATCTGTTTTCTGTACTGGTGGGTGAATAATTTCGTTCCTCTTCCTACACGtagcaagaagaagaaggtaACTTGAATGCCATTATTGTTGTGCCACTAGTCTTTGTACCGGATGCAGACAAAGCCATGTTTATTTCAAGTTTATTCAAATATTAAACATTCTTTGAGGCGGCatcatttgattcatgtagctgAGTCCACTTATTGGAAAAAGACTTTGTTGTTGTGATGTTTTTTTTGTTTACTACTAATGATCTAAATGgtactaacattttttttatttaaaaaagaaaaaaacattttTGAATAAGTTAGCTTACATCTTACCTTACCATTCAATTTTATAGGAGAAGCCGAAAATGGGAACAATGGAGAGCTTGAAATTCTTGGTGTCCTCAAATTACATCAGGGATCTTGCCACTTTAGTGGTTGCATATGGAATTAGCATTAATCTTGTTGAGGTGACATGGAAATCTAAGCTCAAAGCTCAGGTAAATGTTCAATTACTTTTGTCATAGTTTTGGTTGGATAACTAGCTATTTCACCGCGCTTTTATTGTTCTCTTCTTCACAAACCTCTACAAATTTGCAGTTTCCTAGCCCTAATGAATACTCTTCTTTTATGGGCGACTTCTCGACCGCAACTGGTATTGCCACATTCACAATGATGCTTCTAAGCCAATTTATATTTGAGAAATATGGATGGGGAGTTGCTGCCAAGATCACACCGACGGTCCTTCTATTGACCGGAGTTGGCTTCTTTTCTCTTATATTGTTCGGAGACCCTCTTGGCCCTGCTCTCGCAAAGTTTGGAATGACGCCACTATTAGCAGCTGTGTATGTTGGTGCCATGCAGAACATATTCAGCAAGAGTGCTAAATACAGCTTATTTGATCCCTGCAAAGAAATGGCCTACATACCCTTGGATGAAGATACCAAGGTTCGGATTCTTTCTTGCTAATCCATCATATCTAATACCAAAATCGATCCAAAACTTTTGAATATGATTGTGTCATTGTGCAAAGTTGTGTCTACACTAAGTCTATTATTTCAACATGTTCTAGAAGAAATATTTGCATGCTCCTAGAGCACAAGCAATGCTACTCTAGAACATCTGCACAACTACACATTTTCATTCATTATGTTTAGAAAGttatataaaaaagaaatattcaTTGGTTTCGAATTCCTTGATGTAGGTTAAAGGGAAAGCAGCAATTGATGTTGTGTGCAACCCATTGGGAAAATCCGGAGGTGCTCTTATTCAGCAATTCATGATCTTAACTTTTGGATCACTAGCCAATTCGACTCCATACCTTGGAGGGGTGCTTCTGGCAATTGTTCTTGCGTGGTTAGGCGCAGCCAAGTCCTTGGACACTCAGTTTACCGCATTGCGCCGGGAAGAAGAACTCGAGAAAGAGATGGAAAGAGCATCTGCTGTTAAGATACCGGTAGTGTCCGAGGACAAGGATGGAAACGGTTCTCTTTCGAGCAGCTCACCGTTAAATCCGGCATCTGATGACTCATCAAGTAGTCCATCCGAATCCTCATCAGAATCCTCGTATCCTCGCAATaattagaagaaaaaagaaaaagaaaaagaaggaaatgcTTCTTTCTATGAAATTTCCTGACAGGGAGAATAATTTTAACTGTTGAGTGCAGTGATAggttaaaaaaaagaagaaaagtaatgaCATTGTTGTAGGGTTATGACTAAGCTTATAGAATAATGAGTTTGAAGTTTACTCATCAGGATCACATTAGTTTTTTGTTTCCCACAGATAAAAGATGAGTTTGTTTTACTCCTCACTAATTACTATCATCAAGGTTTACCAATTTGGTTAAC
This window harbors:
- the LOC112775356 gene encoding ADP,ATP carrier protein 1, chloroplastic; this encodes MEAVLQSRGLLSLPTNPRNRFLHSSQGLKHRFFTPKPKTLDGSSLTINNGLLFPKPINGFPSKSNIYHGFSKNEKTLFLCKAEAAAAADGSGGEAEKQKFVGIELATLKKIVPLGLMFFCILFNYTILRDTKDVLVVTARGSSAEIIPFLKTWVNLPMAIGFMLLYTKLANVLSKQALFYTVIVPFIAFFGAFGFVLYPLSNYIHPEALADKLLNILGPRFLGPLAIMRIWSFCLFYVMAELWGSVVISVLFWGFANQITTVDEAKRFYPLFGLGANVALVFSGRTVKYFSNLRKNLGPGVDGWAISLKAMMSIVVLMGLVICFLYWWVNNFVPLPTRSKKKKEKPKMGTMESLKFLVSSNYIRDLATLVVAYGISINLVEVTWKSKLKAQFPSPNEYSSFMGDFSTATGIATFTMMLLSQFIFEKYGWGVAAKITPTVLLLTGVGFFSLILFGDPLGPALAKFGMTPLLAAVYVGAMQNIFSKSAKYSLFDPCKEMAYIPLDEDTKVKGKAAIDVVCNPLGKSGGALIQQFMILTFGSLANSTPYLGGVLLAIVLAWLGAAKSLDTQFTALRREEELEKEMERASAVKIPVVSEDKDGNGSLSSSSPLNPASDDSSSSPSESSSESSYPRNN